In Mucilaginibacter celer, one DNA window encodes the following:
- the dapA gene encoding 4-hydroxy-tetrahydrodipicolinate synthase, with product MNIFYGTGVAMVTPFQADGQVDYDGLRNLIEHLIDGGVEYLVSLGTTGESATLSEAERKQVFAFTAEVVNKRVGLVAGIGGNNTHEVVEQVKAFNVDGYDAILSASPHYNKPTQEGIYQHYKAIAQNAKLPIILYNVPSRTGSTVSAETTVRLAKEFKNIIGIKEASGNFDLFNQLMRDKPEDFLFISGDDPVTLPMMALGGVGVISVIGNALPRQLSDMVRLLLNSDYKGAHAAHFDLIEFTRLMFAEGSPAGVKTALKQLDVCGDTVRLPLVQVSEKTADAIADELKKLAPVAVKA from the coding sequence ATGAATATATTTTACGGAACAGGGGTAGCTATGGTAACCCCTTTTCAGGCGGATGGGCAGGTTGACTACGATGGTTTGCGCAACCTGATTGAACATTTGATTGATGGCGGGGTGGAATACCTGGTATCATTAGGTACAACCGGCGAAAGTGCCACATTGAGCGAAGCTGAACGAAAGCAGGTTTTTGCCTTCACAGCCGAAGTGGTAAATAAGCGCGTTGGCCTGGTGGCCGGCATTGGCGGTAATAATACTCATGAAGTAGTTGAGCAGGTAAAAGCTTTTAACGTTGATGGTTATGATGCGATACTTTCGGCAAGCCCTCATTATAACAAACCAACCCAGGAAGGTATTTACCAGCATTATAAAGCGATAGCGCAAAACGCAAAATTGCCAATCATACTTTATAATGTACCAAGCCGCACCGGTAGCACTGTTAGTGCCGAAACTACCGTACGCCTGGCCAAAGAGTTTAAAAATATTATAGGCATTAAGGAAGCATCTGGCAATTTCGATCTGTTTAACCAGTTGATGCGCGATAAGCCGGAAGATTTCCTGTTTATTTCGGGTGATGATCCGGTTACTTTGCCGATGATGGCTTTGGGTGGTGTTGGTGTGATTTCGGTTATCGGCAACGCACTGCCTCGCCAGTTATCTGATATGGTGAGATTGCTTTTAAATAGTGATTATAAAGGTGCACACGCAGCACATTTTGACTTGATAGAATTTACCCGTTTAATGTTTGCTGAAGGTAGCCCGGCCGGTGTTAAAACCGCGCTGAAGCAGTTAGACGTTTGTGGCGATACAGTTAGGTTGCCATTGGTGCAGGTTAGTGAAAAAACTGCTGATGCTATTGCAGATGAGTTGAAAAAACTGGCGCCGGTAGCGGTGAAGGCATAG
- a CDS encoding DUF1634 domain-containing protein, with amino-acid sequence MTKKFKDTDMQAVIGWILRAGVLVSMSIVFIGGVIYLYRHGHTHVDYSKFVGVPDFVSTPAGIIHGIFTLRGRAIIQAGIILLIATPVIRVIFSAIGFIMEKDYLYTAITLVVLLIIVSSMLSGHAG; translated from the coding sequence ATGACCAAAAAATTCAAAGATACCGATATGCAGGCCGTGATAGGCTGGATACTGCGCGCAGGGGTGCTGGTATCAATGAGCATTGTTTTTATTGGCGGAGTAATTTATTTGTACAGGCATGGGCATACCCATGTTGATTACAGCAAATTTGTTGGCGTGCCCGATTTTGTAAGTACTCCTGCCGGTATTATACATGGTATTTTTACGCTTCGCGGGCGGGCCATTATACAGGCAGGTATTATTTTGCTGATAGCCACGCCCGTTATAAGGGTAATATTTTCGGCCATAGGTTTTATTATGGAGAAGGATTATCTCTATACAGCCATCACTTTGGTGGTTTTACTCATCATTGTATCCAGCATGCTGAGCGGCCATGCCGGCTGA
- a CDS encoding DinB family protein: MNNEHQIVITEVLHLLQGGNAHAGLKKALDGLPAELRGVKLDKLPYSIWQLVEHIRIAQWDMLEFCKDGSHQSPNWPDDYWPKEAAPESDEAWDKCVKQIDDDLEELIALVKSEDLYQKIPHGDGQTILREALQAADHNAYHVAEIIMIRRLLGVWG; encoded by the coding sequence ATGAATAACGAACACCAAATAGTAATTACCGAAGTTTTACACCTGCTGCAAGGCGGTAATGCCCATGCCGGCCTGAAAAAGGCCTTAGATGGTTTGCCCGCCGAACTGCGCGGCGTTAAGCTTGATAAACTCCCCTACAGCATCTGGCAACTGGTTGAGCATATCCGCATTGCACAATGGGATATGCTGGAGTTTTGTAAAGATGGCAGTCACCAATCGCCAAACTGGCCCGATGATTACTGGCCAAAAGAAGCAGCACCGGAAAGTGACGAAGCCTGGGATAAATGTGTTAAACAGATTGATGATGATCTGGAAGAGTTAATTGCCCTGGTAAAATCGGAAGATCTTTATCAGAAGATCCCCCATGGCGACGGGCAAACTATTTTGCGTGAGGCATTACAGGCTGCAGATCATAATGCTTATCATGTGGCGGAGATTATTATGATTAGGAGGTTGTTGGGGGTGTGGGGGTAA
- a CDS encoding serine aminopeptidase domain-containing protein → MKKVFLLALMFCFAGKLFAQLPPANYAAALDKFKRLYNYNRPDSVYAMFSPEMMKALTPVDFRNTTNQLKVQLGSLLQADLTSYEVPIAHYKATFQKGVFVLNLSLNADNKFTGLSLTPYTAPAGSTAAAAPVSTAIATDPSLVESPVSVKTLLGSISGTLAMPKDASGKVPLVLIIAGSGPTDRDGNSPKLGLHANIYKMIANELGKKGIASVRYDKRLVGQSVTSIKENEIRFEDYVEDAAALLNMLAADERFSKIIILGHSEGSLVGMMASQDEPIKGFISVAGAGDSADKILTEQMKSQPAFISDGFNRMLDSLKRGKTTDNIDPALYFIARPSIQKYLMSWFRYNPQREIRKVKAPILIIQGTTDLQVTVGDAEKLKKAKSDAILTIIPNMNHVLKEAPADKEKNKETYNQPDLPLKPEFVTAIINFITKTAK, encoded by the coding sequence ATGAAAAAGGTTTTTCTTTTGGCACTGATGTTTTGTTTTGCCGGTAAATTGTTTGCCCAGTTACCGCCTGCAAACTATGCTGCTGCCCTCGATAAATTTAAAAGATTGTACAATTACAACCGGCCCGACAGTGTTTATGCAATGTTTAGCCCCGAAATGATGAAGGCGTTAACGCCTGTTGATTTCAGGAATACCACCAACCAGTTAAAGGTACAATTAGGATCACTTTTGCAGGCCGATTTAACAAGTTACGAGGTTCCGATTGCGCATTACAAGGCAACTTTTCAAAAGGGTGTTTTTGTATTAAACTTATCGTTAAATGCTGATAATAAATTTACCGGTCTGTCATTAACACCCTATACCGCTCCCGCAGGTTCAACCGCCGCGGCAGCCCCGGTAAGCACTGCCATCGCTACCGATCCGTCGCTGGTCGAGTCGCCGGTTTCTGTTAAAACCTTGTTGGGTTCAATATCGGGTACGCTGGCTATGCCAAAGGATGCCAGTGGTAAAGTGCCATTGGTGCTGATTATTGCCGGCTCGGGCCCTACCGATAGGGATGGCAACAGCCCAAAACTGGGCCTGCATGCCAATATCTATAAAATGATAGCCAACGAGCTTGGAAAAAAAGGAATAGCATCGGTACGCTATGATAAACGTTTGGTTGGGCAAAGCGTTACTTCAATTAAAGAAAACGAGATCAGGTTTGAAGATTATGTGGAGGATGCAGCCGCGCTGTTGAATATGCTGGCCGCCGATGAACGCTTTTCGAAGATCATTATCCTTGGCCATAGCGAGGGATCATTAGTAGGTATGATGGCTTCGCAGGATGAACCGATTAAGGGTTTTATATCGGTAGCAGGTGCCGGCGACTCGGCCGATAAAATCCTTACCGAGCAGATGAAATCGCAGCCTGCCTTTATTTCGGATGGTTTTAACCGGATGCTGGATAGTTTAAAGCGTGGCAAAACAACTGATAACATTGATCCTGCACTATATTTTATAGCGCGACCAAGCATCCAGAAATACCTGATGTCGTGGTTCAGGTATAACCCCCAGCGTGAGATCAGGAAAGTGAAAGCCCCGATCCTGATCATCCAGGGTACTACCGATTTACAGGTTACCGTTGGCGATGCCGAAAAGCTGAAAAAGGCAAAATCGGATGCTATCCTAACCATTATCCCTAACATGAACCACGTGCTGAAGGAAGCTCCGGCCGATAAGGAAAAAAATAAAGAAACGTATAACCAACCCGATCTTCCGCTGAAACCGGAGTTTGTAACGGCGATAATTAACTTTATAACGAAGACGGCGAAGTAG
- a CDS encoding KTSC domain-containing protein → MQRQRVQSSALSSVGYDPESRILELEFKESGDVWQYFGFPLATYKRFIESASLGHFFSKSIKGRYPELKVHYAHFH, encoded by the coding sequence ATGCAAAGGCAAAGGGTGCAATCATCGGCGTTAAGCAGCGTTGGCTACGATCCCGAATCGCGCATACTCGAACTGGAGTTTAAGGAAAGCGGCGATGTGTGGCAATACTTTGGCTTTCCGTTGGCAACCTATAAGCGCTTTATTGAATCGGCATCGTTAGGGCATTTTTTTTCAAAAAGTATCAAAGGCCGATATCCCGAACTTAAAGTGCACTATGCACATTTTCATTAA
- a CDS encoding glycoside hydrolase family 125 protein, which produces MKLSRRNFIKMNSVAAAGIGLGITPAFASLAAPAFESQRPKLADRKFTSKAVEAIIKKVKADIKDPELAWLFENCYPNTLDTTVNYSEKDGKPDTFVITGDINAMWMRDSSAQVWPYLPLIKNDPALKKLIQGVLSRQAKCVIIDPYANAFNEGPTGSEWDSDRTNMKPELHERKWEIDSLCYPVRLAYNYWKISGDSSFFDENWQKAGKIILATFKEQQRKDGKGPYFFQRKTETASDTAPNRGYGNPVKPVGLICSIFRPSDDATIYPFLIPSNYFAVASLNQMAEMFSTIGHDNVTADACKALAAEVQAALKQYAVGNHPQFGQVIPFEVDGYGNQLFMDDSNVPSLLALPYLDSVKVDDPLYQSTRKFVLSDSNPYYFKGTAAEGIGGPHVGIGYIWPMAIIMRGITSTDKAEIVQCLKWLKSTHAGTGFMHESFNKDDAKDFTRKWFAWANTLFGELILKVHEHYPDILQQTF; this is translated from the coding sequence ATGAAATTAAGCAGACGAAATTTTATAAAAATGAACAGCGTAGCCGCAGCCGGCATTGGTTTAGGCATCACTCCTGCATTTGCTTCTTTGGCAGCACCTGCCTTCGAAAGCCAGCGCCCTAAACTGGCCGACCGTAAATTTACCAGCAAAGCGGTTGAGGCTATCATCAAAAAAGTTAAAGCCGACATTAAAGATCCTGAACTGGCCTGGCTTTTTGAAAACTGTTATCCAAACACTTTAGATACCACCGTAAACTATTCGGAAAAAGACGGCAAGCCCGATACCTTCGTAATAACCGGCGATATCAATGCCATGTGGATGCGCGATTCATCGGCACAGGTTTGGCCTTACCTGCCGTTGATCAAAAACGATCCGGCACTAAAAAAATTGATCCAGGGTGTATTGAGCCGCCAGGCTAAATGTGTGATTATCGATCCTTATGCCAACGCCTTTAACGAAGGCCCAACCGGCAGCGAATGGGATAGCGACCGCACCAATATGAAGCCCGAACTGCACGAGCGCAAATGGGAAATAGACTCACTTTGCTACCCTGTACGATTGGCTTATAACTATTGGAAAATAAGTGGCGATAGCAGTTTCTTTGACGAAAACTGGCAAAAAGCAGGCAAGATTATCCTTGCTACTTTTAAGGAGCAGCAACGTAAAGATGGCAAAGGCCCCTACTTTTTCCAACGTAAAACAGAAACCGCCAGCGATACCGCGCCTAACCGGGGGTATGGTAACCCGGTAAAACCTGTAGGCTTGATCTGCTCTATCTTCCGCCCGTCGGATGATGCTACTATTTATCCGTTCCTGATCCCTTCAAACTATTTCGCGGTGGCCAGTTTAAACCAGATGGCCGAAATGTTTAGCACCATAGGTCATGATAATGTTACCGCAGATGCGTGTAAAGCTTTAGCCGCAGAGGTTCAGGCCGCGCTTAAGCAGTACGCCGTAGGTAATCATCCGCAGTTCGGCCAGGTAATCCCGTTTGAGGTAGATGGCTACGGCAACCAGTTATTTATGGACGATTCGAACGTACCGAGTCTACTCGCTTTACCTTACCTCGATTCGGTAAAAGTTGATGATCCGTTGTACCAAAGCACCCGGAAGTTTGTGCTAAGCGACAGTAATCCATACTATTTTAAAGGCACTGCTGCCGAAGGTATTGGCGGGCCGCATGTGGGTATAGGCTACATCTGGCCAATGGCTATTATTATGCGCGGCATCACTTCTACCGATAAAGCCGAGATTGTTCAGTGCTTAAAATGGTTAAAAAGTACTCACGCAGGTACCGGTTTCATGCACGAATCGTTCAATAAAGACGATGCGAAGGACTTTACCCGCAAATGGTTTGCCTGGGCCAACACTTTATTTGGCGAATTGATACTGAAAGTGCACGAACACTATCCTGATATCCTGCAGCAGACTTTTTAA
- a CDS encoding sulfite exporter TauE/SafE family protein: MSVTVLTLIILIGSYLAGLLGSLTGLGGGVVIIPLLTILLGVDIQYAIGASLISVIATSSGSAAAYVKEGITNIRLGMFLEIATTAGAMVGALIAVYIPTNFIAVLFGLILILSAVMSLRKKAQHIHQQKSELAEKLKLNGTFPTPAGEVSYTVRNVGGGFFMMLFAGVISGLLGIGSGALKVLAMDGIMRIPFKVSTTTSNFMIGVTAAASAVVYLQRGYIDPGISMPVAIGVLLGALSGSKILVHTSSSGWLRWVFAVVVTFLASQMIYKGITGTI; the protein is encoded by the coding sequence ATGTCGGTAACTGTACTAACGCTTATCATACTTATTGGTTCGTACCTGGCGGGTTTATTGGGCTCGTTAACCGGTTTGGGTGGTGGCGTGGTTATTATTCCGCTGCTTACTATTTTGCTTGGGGTTGATATTCAGTATGCTATAGGGGCTTCGCTTATTTCTGTTATTGCTACTTCTTCGGGTTCGGCGGCTGCTTATGTTAAAGAGGGGATAACAAATATCAGGCTGGGGATGTTTCTGGAAATAGCCACTACGGCAGGCGCTATGGTTGGCGCGTTGATAGCGGTTTATATTCCAACAAATTTTATTGCAGTTTTATTCGGGTTAATCCTCATCCTGTCGGCAGTGATGTCATTACGCAAAAAGGCTCAGCATATCCATCAGCAAAAAAGTGAACTTGCCGAAAAATTAAAACTGAACGGCACATTTCCTACACCTGCAGGCGAGGTAAGCTATACTGTACGCAATGTGGGAGGAGGCTTTTTTATGATGCTTTTTGCCGGGGTGATATCAGGCTTGCTGGGCATAGGCTCGGGCGCCTTGAAAGTGCTGGCTATGGATGGCATTATGCGCATCCCTTTTAAAGTATCAACCACCACCAGCAATTTTATGATAGGTGTAACCGCTGCTGCCAGCGCAGTGGTTTATTTGCAACGCGGCTATATTGACCCGGGCATTTCAATGCCTGTTGCCATAGGGGTACTATTAGGCGCATTAAGCGGATCAAAAATATTGGTGCACACATCATCATCCGGCTGGTTACGCTGGGTGTTTGCCGTGGTAGTAACATTTTTAGCATCGCAAATGATATATAAAGGAATTACGGGGACTATTTAG
- a CDS encoding histone H1-like protein yields MKKFTEVKELVASLEADADKFYNKGNSAAGTRVRKGMQDLKNLAQAIRLEVQEAKNKEA; encoded by the coding sequence ATGAAAAAATTTACTGAAGTAAAAGAGCTTGTAGCATCTTTAGAGGCCGACGCCGACAAATTCTACAACAAAGGAAACAGTGCTGCCGGTACACGTGTACGTAAAGGCATGCAGGATCTTAAAAACCTTGCCCAGGCTATCCGCCTTGAGGTTCAGGAAGCTAAGAACAAAGAAGCTTAG
- a CDS encoding outer membrane beta-barrel protein: MNFLTRSFFIAFLTGLYCVAYAQTKAPVIQGKVFTDSHQPAEAATVILFKVNAPDTSILRSGIVNPSGVFEFTDLKPGTYLVQASQIGYSKIYSGPHHLTAGQTLTTPDIVLKPSNQQLQEVKVVARKPRIEVKPGKITLSIQNSILAEGNSAFDILRQSPGVRVNSNETLSVTGRQPAMVLIDGRPTNLSGDDLATMLRSMQSSTIDQIEVISSPSAKYDASGGGVINIILKKGKNLGTNGTITAMAGYGKYYKSTVGIVFNHRDKNLNIFGNYTFDANKSARTINTRRSILFDDVLSNYNVDYNNIQTTRNHNFKLGADYTINPKQTIGFLIFGIVREDDFTKHNNLKIINRGKLDSMINARSNLDRGSSYLNYNINYNAKLDSSGKSLSADANYSTNHRHSNEYITNTFLTPQGNSYRDDLDLENLSPAKIHIWTAKVDYVNPLTKTSKLEAGAKYSHVNSDNDLVFGPKVNGSYQPDVRFSNRFLYKETVSAAYLNYLNKIGAWDITAGVRAENTSTSGSSWAINQVTPRVNTNSYFNVFPQVQVNYDVDKKNTLGVGYNRGIHRPMYEDINPFLYYTDLYDYRAGNPNLKPEFTNTIQLSHTYNQSISTQIYYSITNDAYDFPVYLQNDSSKVNITIRNNFGQVFTYGASFYAPAQITKWWNADFNVDAMYVRYKAYARYGNFNRAKQDIILSTTQTFSITGTTTAEILGRYETPTIYGVNNLKSSYSVNVGISRQILNKLGTLKLTVMDIFNTDRVRNYAIYQNINLSETSKRDTRIVRLNFSYRFGKSTVKSATKRNTGNDDERRRTGN; the protein is encoded by the coding sequence ATGAACTTTTTAACCAGGAGCTTTTTCATTGCGTTCTTGACGGGATTGTATTGTGTTGCCTACGCACAAACCAAGGCTCCGGTAATACAGGGAAAAGTTTTTACAGATAGCCATCAGCCGGCCGAAGCAGCCACCGTAATATTATTTAAAGTTAATGCGCCCGATACATCCATATTGCGCTCGGGCATTGTAAACCCTTCCGGCGTATTTGAATTTACCGATCTGAAACCAGGCACTTACCTGGTACAGGCCAGCCAGATAGGTTACAGCAAAATTTATTCGGGGCCGCACCATCTTACAGCCGGGCAAACCTTAACCACGCCCGATATTGTTTTAAAACCATCCAACCAGCAATTGCAGGAGGTGAAGGTGGTGGCCCGCAAGCCACGCATCGAGGTAAAGCCTGGTAAAATAACCCTAAGCATCCAAAACAGCATATTGGCCGAGGGTAATTCTGCCTTCGATATCCTCAGGCAATCGCCGGGGGTAAGGGTAAACAGTAACGAAACCCTCAGCGTTACCGGCAGGCAACCCGCCATGGTACTTATTGATGGCCGCCCAACCAACCTGAGTGGCGATGATCTTGCCACCATGCTGCGCAGCATGCAAAGCAGCACTATTGATCAGATAGAAGTGATTAGCAGTCCCTCGGCAAAGTATGATGCATCGGGCGGCGGCGTTATCAATATCATCTTAAAAAAAGGGAAAAACCTGGGCACCAACGGTACCATTACCGCCATGGCCGGTTATGGTAAATATTATAAAAGTACAGTAGGCATTGTTTTTAACCATCGCGATAAAAACCTAAACATATTTGGCAATTACACTTTTGATGCCAATAAAAGCGCCCGCACCATCAATACGCGCCGCAGTATTCTTTTTGATGATGTGCTGAGCAATTACAATGTTGATTATAACAACATTCAAACAACTCGTAACCATAATTTTAAATTAGGTGCCGATTATACCATCAACCCAAAACAAACTATAGGTTTTTTAATTTTCGGCATAGTGCGTGAGGATGATTTTACCAAGCACAACAACCTCAAGATCATTAACCGGGGCAAGCTCGATTCGATGATCAATGCCCGCTCAAATCTTGACAGGGGCAGCAGCTATTTAAATTATAATATTAATTACAACGCCAAACTGGATAGCAGTGGCAAAAGCCTCTCGGCCGATGCCAATTACTCAACAAATCACCGTCACTCTAACGAGTATATCACCAATACGTTTCTTACGCCCCAAGGCAATAGCTACCGTGATGACCTGGACCTGGAAAACCTGTCGCCGGCAAAAATCCACATCTGGACTGCGAAAGTTGATTATGTTAACCCGCTCACCAAAACATCAAAATTAGAGGCAGGCGCTAAATACAGCCATGTTAACAGCGATAACGACCTGGTTTTCGGTCCGAAGGTAAATGGCAGCTACCAGCCCGATGTGCGTTTCAGCAACCGCTTTTTATATAAAGAAACTGTAAGCGCCGCGTATCTTAACTATCTTAATAAAATTGGCGCATGGGATATTACCGCAGGTGTAAGGGCCGAGAATACCAGTACCAGCGGCAGTTCGTGGGCTATAAACCAGGTTACACCTCGGGTAAACACCAACAGTTATTTTAACGTGTTTCCGCAGGTGCAGGTTAATTATGATGTTGATAAAAAGAATACCCTTGGCGTAGGCTATAACCGGGGTATCCACCGGCCGATGTATGAAGATATTAATCCCTTTTTATACTATACCGATTTGTACGATTACAGGGCCGGCAACCCTAACCTGAAACCTGAGTTTACCAATACCATACAGCTATCGCACACCTATAATCAAAGTATATCAACCCAGATATATTACAGCATTACTAACGATGCCTATGATTTCCCGGTGTACCTGCAGAACGACAGCAGCAAGGTTAACATTACCATACGCAACAACTTTGGGCAGGTGTTTACTTACGGTGCCTCGTTTTACGCCCCCGCCCAGATTACCAAATGGTGGAATGCCGATTTTAACGTAGATGCCATGTATGTGCGCTACAAAGCTTATGCCCGCTATGGCAACTTTAACCGCGCAAAGCAGGATATTATTTTAAGCACCACGCAAACCTTTAGTATTACCGGCACAACAACCGCCGAAATATTAGGCCGGTACGAAACGCCGACGATTTATGGTGTAAACAATTTAAAATCAAGCTATTCGGTTAATGTGGGCATCAGCAGGCAAATTTTAAATAAACTGGGTACCCTGAAATTAACCGTTATGGATATTTTTAATACCGACAGGGTACGCAACTACGCAATCTATCAAAATATCAATCTCAGCGAAACCAGCAAACGCGATACCCGCATAGTAAGGCTTAATTTTAGCTATCGTTTTGGTAAAAGCACGGTAAAATCGGCTACCAAACGCAATACCGGTAATGATGATGAGCGCCGCCGCACCGGTAATTAA
- a CDS encoding zeta toxin family protein: protein MKRPELIFVVGCNAAGKSSFIRTRLNALVGFEIIMTDVYKNRTKDVFRDALKQGKNIILETVFNDSSFKDLVDLARDANYDTSLVVLFLDSPQHSFERVAFRSIEQSGLIISEGNIRINFNESFKNVAAYFIYFDNTEFIYTGMTGVNFEVMGFKRSRLVFYNATELQYPQKFARYSFNNERLPEDAFNIITSNLDFPDKKSIE, encoded by the coding sequence ATGAAAAGGCCGGAGTTAATATTTGTAGTTGGTTGCAACGCAGCTGGGAAGTCAAGTTTTATACGAACACGTTTAAATGCACTGGTTGGCTTTGAAATTATAATGACAGACGTTTATAAAAACCGGACTAAAGATGTTTTCAGAGATGCTTTAAAACAAGGGAAAAACATTATTCTTGAAACGGTATTTAACGATTCCAGCTTTAAGGATTTAGTGGATCTTGCTCGAGACGCGAATTATGATACATCATTAGTTGTATTATTTTTGGATTCGCCTCAACACTCTTTTGAACGGGTGGCCTTTCGTAGCATAGAGCAAAGCGGGTTGATTATTAGTGAAGGGAACATTAGGATTAATTTTAATGAAAGTTTCAAAAATGTCGCCGCCTATTTTATATACTTCGACAATACTGAATTTATTTATACTGGTATGACCGGAGTTAATTTTGAAGTAATGGGTTTTAAACGTTCACGACTTGTGTTCTACAATGCCACTGAGTTACAATATCCACAAAAATTTGCTCGATATTCATTTAATAATGAACGCTTACCAGAAGATGCTTTTAATATAATTACCAGTAATCTGGATTTTCCCGACAAAAAATCTATAGAATAA
- a CDS encoding UbiD family decarboxylase translates to MGYSSLQACITDLEKNGHLVRVKEEVDPYLQMAAIHLRVFENEGPAILFENVKGSKFPAVSNLFGTLDRSKFIFRDTLEKIKVLVDIKNDPIKAIKNPFKYAGVGLTALSALPMKSGSGAPVKFGKCNISDIPQIVNWPMDGGPFVTMPQVYTEDADKPGIMNANLGMYRIQLAGNDYILNQEIGLHYQIHRGIGVHQTKANAKGQPLKVSIFVGGPPSHPVAAVMPLPEGLSEMTFAGALGNRRFRYFYDNEGFCISADADFVITGTVMPHENKPEGPFGDHLGYYSLVHPFPLMKVHNVYHRKDPLWSFTVVGRPPQEDTSFGALIHEITGSAIPKEIPGLHAVNAVDAAGVHPLLFAIGSERYTPYLKERKPQEIVTIANHILGKGQLSLAKYLFIAAHEDDPELNVNDIGGFLKHILQRIDLSRDLHFHTNTTIDTLDYSGEGLNSGSKVAITVAGDIKRELWTELPDWFNLPRPISGYKMAMPGVLMVEVPKHVNHKDIHNVISVIEYALQDENLNGLPLIVLCDDAGFAAASINNFVWITFTRSNPSHDIYGVGSFTEHKHWGCTGPLIIDARIKPHHAPVLERVPEVEKTVDRLGEKGGSLFGVI, encoded by the coding sequence ATGGGTTACTCAAGTTTACAAGCCTGCATTACCGATCTTGAAAAAAACGGCCACCTTGTGCGTGTTAAGGAAGAAGTTGATCCTTACCTGCAAATGGCAGCCATACATCTTCGCGTTTTTGAAAACGAGGGACCGGCCATATTATTTGAAAATGTAAAAGGGAGTAAATTCCCGGCCGTGTCAAACCTTTTTGGTACCCTGGATAGGTCGAAATTTATTTTTCGCGATACCCTGGAAAAGATCAAGGTATTGGTTGACATTAAAAACGACCCGATAAAGGCTATTAAAAATCCATTTAAATATGCAGGTGTGGGTTTAACAGCGCTATCTGCCCTGCCCATGAAAAGCGGCAGCGGCGCCCCCGTTAAATTTGGTAAATGTAATATCAGCGATATTCCGCAAATTGTAAACTGGCCAATGGATGGCGGCCCTTTTGTTACCATGCCGCAGGTTTATACCGAAGATGCAGACAAACCCGGTATTATGAATGCCAACCTGGGTATGTACCGTATTCAACTGGCCGGTAACGATTATATTTTAAACCAGGAAATAGGCCTGCACTACCAGATTCACAGAGGCATAGGCGTGCACCAAACCAAGGCTAATGCTAAAGGACAACCGCTTAAAGTGAGCATTTTTGTAGGCGGCCCTCCTTCGCATCCCGTTGCAGCGGTAATGCCCCTGCCCGAAGGCTTATCTGAAATGACTTTTGCCGGTGCTCTGGGCAACCGCCGTTTCCGATATTTTTATGATAATGAAGGCTTCTGTATTTCGGCCGATGCTGATTTTGTGATCACGGGCACGGTGATGCCGCACGAAAACAAACCTGAGGGGCCCTTTGGCGATCATTTGGGTTATTACAGTTTAGTGCATCCTTTCCCGCTGATGAAAGTGCATAATGTTTATCATCGGAAAGATCCGCTATGGTCGTTTACGGTAGTTGGCCGTCCGCCGCAGGAGGATACCAGTTTTGGGGCGCTGATTCACGAAATAACAGGATCGGCTATACCAAAGGAAATCCCCGGTTTGCATGCTGTGAACGCTGTTGATGCTGCCGGCGTGCACCCCTTACTTTTTGCCATTGGCAGCGAACGTTATACCCCCTATTTAAAAGAGCGTAAACCGCAGGAAATTGTAACCATTGCCAACCATATTTTAGGCAAGGGGCAACTGAGCCTGGCCAAATACCTGTTTATCGCCGCGCATGAAGATGACCCTGAATTAAACGTTAATGATATCGGCGGCTTCCTGAAGCATATCCTGCAAAGGATAGACCTTAGCCGTGATCTGCATTTCCATACCAACACTACCATAGATACGCTGGATTACAGCGGCGAAGGCCTTAATTCCGGCAGTAAAGTAGCCATTACCGTAGCCGGCGATATCAAACGTGAACTTTGGACCGAATTGCCAGATTGGTTTAACCTCCCCCGCCCTATCAGCGGTTATAAAATGGCCATGCCGGGCGTGTTAATGGTTGAAGTACCTAAACACGTTAATCACAAGGATATTCATAACGTTATCAGCGTTATAGAATATGCATTGCAGGATGAAAACCTTAACGGGCTGCCATTAATCGTGTTATGTGATGATGCCGGATTTGCCGCGGCAAGCATTAATAATTTTGTTTGGATAACTTTTACACGCAGTAATCCATCGCATGATATTTATGGCGTTGGCAGTTTTACAGAACATAAACATTGGGGCTGTACCGGTCCGCTGATTATTGATGCGAGGATTAAGCCGCACCATGCACCGGTGCTGGAACGGGTGCCGGAGGTGGAGAAAACGGTGGATAGGCTGGGAGAAAAGGGAGGATCGTTGTTTGGGGTGATATAG